Proteins encoded by one window of Actinocorallia herbida:
- a CDS encoding ABC transporter permease, whose translation MPSARGVLLVAGLDTRARMRSVRWRWLLALWTAGVGLTAFVLHRALAGEIDAADLDRAFSGTLLFLVLLPVLCAASALGARSVNGKHKRDTLALLQLTRLTPADLALGKLLASWGSGVLLLSLTAPFLARPLVQDGFGGLRALVSFGSSALLIGVVCAIGQFFSAVAARTVTAVLLSCLTVFGLVFGTLIAYWPTSAFRPLTPGDPGDQDDGGAWWLLAANPFVTVADAVPKEKSRMLCVPAGPGLSIDRCAQQEPDLDLLAMISFDVRDLAADEVIYDAYSEAASADEGTPGGEGLKPVWHYGLGFDLVLAAGAVALTVRRLRLPMRDPAPRTRLP comes from the coding sequence ATGCCGAGTGCACGGGGAGTACTGCTGGTCGCCGGGCTGGACACGCGCGCCAGAATGCGTTCGGTCCGCTGGAGGTGGCTGCTCGCCCTCTGGACCGCGGGCGTGGGGCTCACCGCCTTCGTCCTGCACCGGGCCCTCGCCGGCGAGATCGACGCCGCCGATCTCGACCGCGCGTTCTCAGGCACGCTGCTCTTCCTCGTCCTGCTGCCGGTCCTGTGCGCCGCGTCGGCGCTCGGTGCCCGGTCGGTCAACGGGAAGCACAAAAGGGACACGCTGGCGCTGCTCCAGCTCACCCGGCTGACTCCCGCGGACCTCGCGCTGGGCAAGCTGCTGGCGTCCTGGGGCAGCGGTGTGCTGCTGCTCTCGCTGACCGCGCCGTTCCTCGCCCGGCCCCTGGTCCAGGACGGTTTCGGAGGGCTCCGCGCGCTCGTGTCCTTCGGGTCGAGCGCGCTTCTCATCGGCGTGGTGTGCGCGATCGGCCAGTTCTTCTCCGCCGTCGCCGCGCGGACGGTCACCGCGGTCCTGCTGTCCTGTCTGACGGTCTTCGGGCTGGTCTTCGGCACGTTGATCGCCTACTGGCCGACCTCCGCGTTCCGGCCCCTGACGCCGGGGGATCCGGGCGACCAGGACGACGGGGGCGCCTGGTGGCTGCTCGCGGCGAATCCGTTCGTCACCGTCGCCGACGCCGTGCCCAAGGAGAAGAGCCGCATGCTCTGCGTGCCCGCCGGACCCGGTCTGAGCATCGACCGCTGCGCCCAGCAGGAGCCGGACCTCGACCTCCTCGCGATGATCAGCTTCGACGTCCGCGACCTGGCGGCCGACGAGGTGATCTACGACGCCTACAGCGAGGCGGCCTCGGCCGACGAGGGGACTCCGGGCGGCGAAGGGCTGAAGCCGGTCTGGCACTACGGCCTGGGCTTCGACCTGGTGCTCGCCGCGGGCGCGGTCGCCCTGACCGTCCGCAGGTTGCGCCTGCCGATGCGCGATCCCGCCCCGAGGACCCGCCTGCCCTGA
- a CDS encoding holo-ACP synthase: MIVGVGIDVVDVARFGAALARTPKLRERLFTEGERDLPVRSLAARFAAKEALAKALGAPGGLLWTDAEIRRGAAGRPSLHVTGTISAVADPLGITAWHVSLSHDGGIATAMVIAEAG, translated from the coding sequence GTGATCGTGGGCGTGGGGATCGACGTGGTGGACGTGGCGCGGTTCGGGGCGGCGCTGGCGCGGACGCCGAAGCTGCGGGAGCGGCTGTTCACCGAGGGTGAGCGGGATCTTCCGGTGCGGTCCCTGGCCGCGCGGTTCGCGGCCAAGGAGGCGCTGGCCAAGGCGCTGGGCGCACCGGGCGGGCTGCTGTGGACCGACGCGGAGATCCGGCGGGGCGCGGCGGGCCGGCCGTCCCTGCACGTCACGGGCACGATCTCGGCGGTCGCCGACCCGCTCGGGATCACCGCCTGGCATGTGTCGCTCAGCCACGACGGCGGGATCGCGACCGCGATGGTGATCGCCGAGGCGGGCTGA
- a CDS encoding NAD(P)H-hydrate dehydratase, with protein sequence MRYAHAVDEVRAAEAALMARLPEGTLMQRAAAGLAAVCAQLLGGLYGSRVLLLVGSGDNGGDALYAGARLARRGAHVTAALAAQKTHPEGLADFRAAGGRVLDYARLESLLSPGEGSAPSSAARRAFEGTDLVIDGLTGIGGRGALRGLYGALVRALPEEAAVVACDIPSGVDADTGEVADTAVRADVTVTFGTLKPGLLIDPGAAHAGVVELVDIGLTGLPEPAVIAPATADVRPPRPEAETDKYRRGVVGVIAGGARFTGAALLSVGAALRGGAGMVRFASAARVVALVDARWPETVTTVLPEAAPGDDTEPDLDAVGRVQAWVVGPGLGVDARGERLVKATLRSEVPVLVDADGLTVLAGLPAGVRRALLDRRAPTLLTPHAGELSRLLNVGRDQIEARRLVHVRAAAAGLGVTVLLKGSTTLVADPGGQVRANLTGTPWLATAGSGDVLSGLAGALLAQGVDAADAGAWAAHLHGLAARIAAAPRRGLAPAPITAEDVLAALPEAFAQLS encoded by the coding sequence GTGCGGTACGCGCACGCGGTGGACGAGGTACGGGCCGCTGAGGCGGCGCTCATGGCACGGCTGCCGGAGGGCACGCTGATGCAGCGGGCCGCGGCGGGGCTCGCCGCCGTGTGCGCGCAGCTGCTCGGCGGCCTCTACGGCTCCCGCGTGCTGCTGCTCGTCGGCAGCGGGGACAACGGAGGCGACGCCCTGTACGCGGGCGCGCGCCTGGCGCGCAGGGGCGCCCACGTGACGGCCGCGCTGGCCGCGCAGAAGACGCATCCCGAAGGGCTCGCCGATTTCAGGGCGGCTGGAGGCCGCGTCCTGGATTACGCCCGTTTGGAGTCCCTGCTGTCCCCGGGAGAAGGCTCCGCGCCCTCCTCGGCGGCCAGGCGGGCCTTCGAAGGCACCGACCTGGTGATCGACGGCCTTACCGGCATCGGAGGCCGGGGCGCCCTGCGCGGCCTGTACGGGGCACTCGTCAGGGCCCTGCCCGAGGAGGCCGCGGTGGTGGCGTGCGACATCCCGAGCGGGGTCGACGCCGACACCGGCGAGGTCGCCGACACCGCGGTCCGGGCCGACGTGACGGTCACGTTCGGCACGCTCAAGCCCGGCCTGCTCATCGATCCGGGGGCCGCGCACGCGGGGGTCGTCGAACTCGTCGACATCGGCCTCACCGGGCTGCCCGAGCCCGCCGTCATCGCCCCGGCCACCGCGGACGTCAGGCCGCCCCGCCCGGAGGCGGAGACCGACAAGTACCGGCGCGGCGTCGTAGGGGTGATCGCCGGGGGCGCGCGGTTCACCGGGGCCGCGCTGCTCTCGGTCGGCGCGGCGCTGCGCGGCGGCGCGGGCATGGTCCGGTTCGCCTCGGCCGCCCGGGTGGTCGCGCTGGTCGACGCGCGCTGGCCGGAGACCGTCACCACGGTCCTGCCCGAGGCGGCCCCGGGCGACGACACGGAGCCCGATCTCGACGCCGTCGGCCGGGTCCAGGCCTGGGTGGTCGGCCCCGGCCTCGGCGTCGACGCGCGAGGAGAACGCCTGGTCAAGGCCACCCTGCGCAGCGAGGTGCCCGTGCTCGTCGACGCCGACGGGCTCACCGTCCTCGCGGGGCTCCCGGCCGGGGTGCGCCGCGCCCTGCTGGACCGCCGGGCCCCGACGCTGCTCACCCCGCACGCGGGCGAGCTGTCCCGGCTGCTGAACGTCGGCCGCGATCAGATCGAGGCGCGCAGGCTCGTCCATGTCCGCGCCGCGGCCGCCGGCCTCGGTGTGACGGTCCTGCTCAAGGGCTCCACGACGCTCGTCGCCGATCCGGGCGGCCAGGTCCGGGCCAATCTCACGGGCACGCCCTGGCTGGCCACCGCGGGCTCCGGAGACGTCCTGTCGGGCCTCGCCGGGGCGCTGCTCGCGCAGGGCGTCGACGCCGCCGACGCCGGGGCCTGGGCCGCCCACCTGCACGGACTGGCCGCCCGGATCGCCGCGGCGCCCCGGCGCGGCCTCGCGCCCGCGCCGATCACCGCGGAGGACGTTCTCGCCGCGCTGCCAGAGGCGTTCGCGCAACTGTCCTGA
- the alr gene encoding alanine racemase has translation MTHPTRALVDLSAIRDNVRLLAEAAGRPVMAMVKADAYGHGAVPVAKAALEAGASWLGVAFADEALALRAAGITAPVLAGVCPPDTDFAAAIAGGVDLGVGSVGLVRAVAAAAAAKGVPARIHLKADTGMSRGGQTRDGWPALVEAALKAEAEGAVRIIGLWSHMACSDEPEHPSVARQTAAFAEMVGYAERAGVRPELRHLANSSAALHLPETRWDLIRPGLAIYGLNPAPALPDPGLRPAMTLTSTVTVAKRVPAGSGVSYGHLYITDRETTVALVPAGYADGVPRSGSNVLEVLAAGRRRKIAGRVCMDQFVLDVGDDPIEEGDEVVLFGPGDRGEATATDWADAVGTVSYEIVTRLGGRVPRVHTD, from the coding sequence ATGACGCATCCGACGCGCGCGCTGGTCGACCTCTCGGCCATCCGGGACAATGTGCGGCTGCTCGCCGAGGCCGCGGGCCGGCCCGTGATGGCGATGGTCAAGGCCGACGCCTACGGGCACGGGGCCGTCCCGGTGGCGAAGGCCGCATTGGAGGCCGGCGCGTCCTGGCTCGGCGTCGCGTTCGCCGACGAGGCCCTGGCGCTGCGCGCGGCGGGGATCACCGCCCCGGTGCTCGCCGGGGTCTGCCCGCCGGACACCGACTTCGCCGCGGCGATCGCGGGCGGGGTCGACCTGGGCGTCGGCTCGGTCGGGCTGGTCCGCGCGGTCGCGGCGGCCGCCGCCGCGAAGGGCGTCCCCGCCCGGATCCATCTGAAGGCCGACACCGGGATGTCGCGCGGCGGGCAGACCCGCGACGGCTGGCCCGCGCTGGTCGAGGCCGCGTTGAAGGCCGAGGCCGAGGGGGCCGTCCGGATCATCGGGCTCTGGTCGCACATGGCCTGCTCCGACGAGCCGGAGCACCCGTCGGTGGCCCGGCAGACGGCGGCCTTCGCCGAGATGGTCGGCTACGCCGAGCGCGCGGGCGTCCGGCCCGAGCTACGGCATCTGGCGAACTCCTCGGCGGCCCTGCACCTGCCCGAGACGCGCTGGGACCTCATCCGTCCCGGCCTGGCGATCTACGGGCTGAACCCCGCGCCCGCGCTGCCCGATCCCGGCCTGCGCCCCGCGATGACCCTCACCTCCACGGTGACGGTCGCCAAGCGCGTCCCCGCAGGGTCGGGCGTGTCTTACGGCCACCTCTACATCACCGACCGGGAGACGACGGTCGCACTGGTCCCCGCCGGGTACGCCGACGGCGTCCCGCGCTCGGGCAGCAACGTGCTGGAGGTCCTGGCGGCAGGCCGCCGCCGGAAGATCGCCGGACGGGTCTGCATGGACCAGTTCGTGCTGGACGTCGGCGACGATCCGATCGAGGAGGGCGACGAGGTCGTCCTGTTCGGCCCCGGTGACCGCGGCGAGGCCACCGCGACGGACTGGGCCGACGCCGTCGGCACGGTCTCCTACGAGATCGTGACCCGGCTGGGCGGCCGGGTCCCGCGCGTGCACACCGACTGA
- a CDS encoding alpha/beta fold hydrolase, which produces MDGRSKRRLGIAGAVAGVGAAGVGAVVAARQYAVGRVRAQPDPEAAEPFGEPRGDALTVLADDGLPLYVEVEEPETPPAPGTPTLVFCHGYCLNLHTWHYQRRDLTGFRRITWDQRSHGRSGRSDPRRATIDQTGADLAAVLRATVGRDEPVVLVGHSMGGMTLMAFAERHPEEFGGRVRGVALVNTSMGDIQQMTLGLPLILAKVAQPLAPRVIRGLGRRGALVDSSRAIGADLAFWVIRRMGFADRTISPTVVDFVERMVRATPFEVIAEFYPTLIGHDKRAALAVLDRVPALVMTGDADLLTPAAHGAEIAAGLTDVVYVAVEPAGHLLPMEHHARVTEAVRALAGRVTAAPPRVPGPARGVEDEPVKEER; this is translated from the coding sequence TTGGACGGACGGAGCAAGAGAAGACTCGGGATCGCCGGAGCCGTCGCCGGGGTGGGCGCGGCCGGCGTGGGCGCCGTGGTCGCGGCCCGCCAGTACGCGGTCGGCCGGGTCAGGGCCCAGCCGGACCCGGAGGCCGCCGAGCCTTTCGGGGAGCCGCGCGGAGACGCCCTGACCGTCCTCGCCGACGACGGGCTGCCCCTGTACGTCGAGGTGGAGGAGCCCGAGACGCCTCCGGCGCCGGGCACCCCGACCCTGGTGTTCTGCCACGGCTACTGCCTGAACCTGCACACCTGGCACTACCAGCGGCGCGATCTCACGGGGTTCCGGCGGATCACCTGGGACCAGCGCAGCCACGGCAGGTCCGGGCGCAGCGACCCGCGCCGGGCGACCATCGACCAGACCGGCGCGGACCTCGCCGCGGTGCTGCGCGCGACGGTCGGCCGGGACGAGCCCGTGGTGCTCGTCGGGCACTCCATGGGCGGGATGACGCTGATGGCGTTCGCCGAGCGCCATCCGGAGGAGTTCGGCGGCAGGGTGCGCGGGGTCGCGCTGGTCAACACCTCGATGGGCGACATCCAGCAGATGACGCTCGGGTTGCCGCTGATCCTGGCCAAGGTGGCGCAGCCGCTCGCGCCGCGGGTCATCCGCGGGCTGGGCCGCCGGGGCGCGCTGGTGGACTCCTCCCGCGCGATCGGCGCGGATCTGGCGTTCTGGGTGATCCGCCGTATGGGCTTCGCCGACCGGACGATCAGCCCGACCGTGGTGGACTTCGTGGAGCGGATGGTCCGCGCGACCCCGTTCGAGGTGATCGCGGAGTTCTACCCGACCCTGATCGGGCACGACAAGCGCGCCGCCCTGGCCGTCCTGGACCGGGTTCCGGCGCTGGTGATGACGGGCGACGCGGATCTGCTGACCCCGGCGGCGCACGGCGCGGAGATCGCGGCGGGCCTGACGGACGTGGTGTACGTGGCGGTCGAGCCCGCGGGGCATCTGCTGCCGATGGAGCACCACGCGCGGGTGACCGAGGCGGTCCGGGCGCTCGCGGGACGGGTCACGGCGGCCCCGCCCCGGGTGCCGGGGCCCGCGCGGGGCGTCGAGGACGAGCCGGTGAAGGAGGAGCGGTGA
- the tsaE gene encoding tRNA (adenosine(37)-N6)-threonylcarbamoyltransferase complex ATPase subunit type 1 TsaE, translating to MHSLGLALGGLLRAGDLVVLTGGLGAGKTTLTRGIGEGLGVRGPVTSPTFVIARVHPPLAGGPPLVHVDAYRLGGFAEVDDLDLDADLAAAVTVVEWGEGLVEGLAEDRLEVRMSRVGDTESRDVTITGVGGRWAGSELNGIVPD from the coding sequence ATGCACTCCCTGGGCCTGGCCCTGGGCGGGCTGCTACGCGCGGGGGACCTCGTGGTCCTGACGGGGGGTCTCGGCGCGGGCAAGACCACGCTGACCCGGGGCATCGGGGAGGGCCTCGGGGTGCGCGGCCCGGTGACATCGCCCACTTTCGTCATCGCGCGGGTGCACCCGCCGCTGGCCGGGGGGCCGCCGCTGGTCCATGTGGACGCCTACCGGCTCGGCGGGTTCGCCGAGGTCGACGATCTCGACCTGGACGCCGACCTCGCGGCCGCGGTCACCGTGGTGGAGTGGGGCGAGGGCCTGGTCGAGGGCCTTGCCGAAGATCGTCTCGAAGTGCGGATGAGCCGGGTCGGCGACACCGAGTCCCGCGACGTGACGATCACCGGCGTGGGGGGCCGCTGGGCCGGGTCTGAACTGAACGGGATCGTTCCAGATTAG
- the tsaB gene encoding tRNA (adenosine(37)-N6)-threonylcarbamoyltransferase complex dimerization subunit type 1 TsaB, translating into MLVLAFDTATSAVTAALYEWFPGAAARPVAVVAGVDRQRHAEVLSPSISRVLAEAGASPGDLDAIAVGVGPGPYTGLRVGLATADALGNALRLPVHGVCTLDALAWASRRTQPFVVASDARRKEVYWARYDSFERRVTEPSVGPAADAAASGLPAIGEGAALYSAVFEEREGPADRAPLLPSAGAIAEIAISRLSGRAGLPLLPPEPLYLRRPDAQEIGARKKASQ; encoded by the coding sequence GTGCTGGTACTGGCTTTCGACACCGCGACCTCGGCGGTCACCGCGGCTCTCTACGAGTGGTTCCCTGGCGCCGCCGCCCGGCCCGTGGCGGTCGTCGCCGGGGTGGACCGGCAGCGCCACGCCGAGGTGCTGTCCCCGTCGATCTCCCGCGTCCTCGCCGAGGCCGGGGCGTCCCCGGGCGACCTCGACGCGATCGCGGTCGGCGTCGGCCCCGGCCCCTACACGGGACTGCGGGTCGGCCTGGCGACCGCCGACGCCCTGGGCAACGCGCTGCGCCTCCCCGTCCACGGGGTCTGCACGCTCGACGCCCTCGCCTGGGCGAGCCGCCGCACCCAGCCCTTCGTGGTGGCCTCCGACGCGCGCCGCAAAGAGGTCTACTGGGCGCGCTACGACTCCTTCGAGCGGCGGGTGACCGAGCCGTCGGTCGGCCCGGCCGCCGATGCCGCGGCCTCCGGGCTGCCCGCGATCGGCGAGGGCGCCGCGCTGTACTCCGCGGTGTTCGAGGAGCGGGAAGGTCCCGCTGACCGGGCGCCGCTCCTGCCGTCGGCGGGGGCGATCGCGGAGATCGCGATCAGCAGGCTGTCGGGCCGCGCCGGACTGCCGCTGCTGCCGCCAGAACCGCTCTACCTGCGCCGCCCCGACGCCCAGGAGATCGGCGCACGGAAGAAGGCGAGCCAATGA
- the rimI gene encoding ribosomal protein S18-alanine N-acetyltransferase, translating to MSDTGIRPMSTADLPAAMVLEHELFGDESWTEGMLREELAAMPGTRHYIVLEENGSVVGYAGLAAVGGDGDVQTIGVSAASQGRGLGAALLTELLAEAVRRGCRRVFLEVRADNEPAQRLYERFGFVRIGVRKRYYQPSGVDAIMMRRDEP from the coding sequence ATGAGCGACACCGGGATCCGGCCGATGTCGACCGCGGACCTGCCCGCGGCGATGGTGCTGGAGCACGAGCTGTTCGGCGACGAGTCCTGGACCGAGGGCATGCTCCGCGAGGAGCTCGCCGCGATGCCGGGGACCCGGCACTACATCGTGCTGGAGGAGAACGGCTCGGTCGTCGGCTACGCGGGCCTGGCCGCCGTCGGCGGTGACGGCGACGTGCAGACGATCGGCGTCTCGGCCGCCAGCCAGGGCCGGGGCCTCGGCGCCGCCCTGCTGACCGAGCTGCTGGCCGAGGCGGTCCGGCGCGGGTGCCGCAGGGTGTTCCTGGAGGTGCGGGCCGACAACGAGCCGGCCCAGAGGCTGTACGAGCGGTTCGGCTTCGTCCGGATCGGCGTGCGCAAGCGCTACTACCAGCCGTCCGGCGTGGACGCGATCATGATGCGGAGGGACGAGCCGTGA
- the tsaD gene encoding tRNA (adenosine(37)-N6)-threonylcarbamoyltransferase complex transferase subunit TsaD, which yields MTEPLVLGIETSCDETGIGIVRGHTLLADTVASSVDEHVRFGGVVPEVASRAHLEAMTPTIERALAEAGVALSDLDAIAVTAGPGLAGALMVGVAAAKAYALALGKPLYGVNHLAAHVAVDQLEHGPLPKPCVSLLVSGGHSSLLLVPDVARDVRSLGSTVDDAAGEAFDKVARVLDLGFPGGPIIDRRAREGDPRAIAFPRGKIDDGTYDFSFSGLKSAVARWVEAKERAGESVPIADVAASFQEAVVDVLTRKAIAVCKDNGVDHLQIGGGVAANSRLREMAAQRCEKAGVRLRVPRPGLCTDNGAMVAALGAELVAAGLEDSRLDIPADSSLPVTTVRL from the coding sequence GTGACCGAACCCCTGGTGCTGGGCATCGAGACCTCCTGCGACGAGACGGGCATCGGCATCGTCCGCGGGCACACCCTGCTCGCCGACACGGTGGCCTCCAGCGTCGACGAGCACGTCCGCTTCGGCGGGGTCGTGCCCGAGGTCGCCAGCCGCGCCCACCTCGAGGCGATGACCCCGACGATCGAGCGGGCCCTGGCCGAGGCCGGGGTGGCGCTCAGCGACCTCGACGCCATCGCGGTCACCGCGGGCCCCGGGCTCGCGGGCGCGCTGATGGTCGGCGTCGCCGCCGCCAAGGCGTACGCCCTCGCGCTCGGCAAGCCCCTGTACGGGGTGAACCACCTGGCCGCCCATGTGGCGGTCGACCAGCTGGAGCACGGGCCGCTGCCCAAGCCGTGCGTGTCGCTGCTGGTCTCCGGCGGGCACTCCTCGCTGCTGCTGGTCCCCGACGTGGCCCGGGACGTCCGCTCGCTGGGCTCGACCGTCGACGACGCGGCGGGCGAGGCGTTCGACAAGGTCGCCAGGGTCCTCGACCTGGGCTTCCCCGGCGGTCCGATCATCGACCGGAGGGCCAGGGAGGGCGACCCGCGCGCGATCGCGTTCCCGCGCGGCAAGATCGACGACGGGACCTACGACTTCTCCTTCTCCGGCCTGAAGTCCGCCGTGGCGCGCTGGGTCGAGGCGAAGGAGCGGGCCGGGGAGTCCGTGCCGATCGCCGACGTGGCCGCGTCCTTCCAGGAGGCCGTGGTCGACGTGCTGACGCGGAAGGCGATCGCGGTCTGCAAGGACAACGGGGTCGACCACCTCCAGATCGGCGGGGGCGTCGCGGCGAACTCGCGGCTCAGGGAGATGGCCGCGCAGCGCTGCGAGAAGGCGGGCGTCCGGCTGCGGGTGCCCCGGCCCGGTCTGTGCACCGACAACGGCGCGATGGTCGCGGCGCTCGGCGCGGAACTCGTCGCGGCGGGTCTGGAGGACTCGCGGCTGGACATTCCCGCCGATTCCTCGCTGCCCGTGACGACGGTCCGGCTCTAG
- a CDS encoding ATP-binding SpoIIE family protein phosphatase, with product MSETAESLKERLAFLGAAAARIGTRLDPAETARALVGALVPRLASSATVYFAESLFGQRAEFGDDLRLVAGPKQPEEAAQRAVAFGAAVHEGRLVALPLRVRGRTLGAVLLEAPGADEIDALMTEQLVAQAALAADNAHRYRQEAAAADTLQRSMLPNRLPRFAGVEITHRYLPASDHARVGGDWFDAIGLPGSRVALVVGDVMGHGMRSAAIMGQLRTSVQTLAALDLPPDQVLRQLDGLAQGLGENHLATCMYAVYDPVARRCTFANAGHLPPILVHADGRAELLEVPEGVPIGVGGVAFEPMEVPVHDGDRLVLCTDGLVEVRGQDITEGLEQLRATLDCRRLTLDAQCDDVLRNLQIDDRSDDVAVLMADLTGIPAANVARWMLEPRRTTPSRIRRLIRATLKAWDLADQIEITELLATEVVTNAVRFATRPIELRLVQTEHLLVEVMDDEYTLPVLRDAHEDDEGGRGLQLVSRLARRWGATRTASGKIVWFELGV from the coding sequence GTGAGCGAGACCGCCGAGAGCCTCAAGGAGCGCCTGGCGTTCCTCGGTGCCGCCGCCGCGCGCATCGGCACCCGGCTGGACCCCGCCGAGACCGCGCGGGCGCTGGTCGGCGCGCTGGTGCCCCGACTCGCGAGCAGCGCGACCGTCTACTTCGCCGAGAGCCTGTTCGGCCAGCGCGCGGAGTTCGGCGACGACCTTCGCCTGGTCGCCGGACCCAAGCAGCCCGAGGAGGCGGCTCAGCGGGCCGTGGCGTTCGGCGCCGCGGTGCACGAAGGGCGGCTGGTGGCCCTGCCGCTGCGGGTCCGCGGCAGGACACTGGGCGCCGTCCTGCTCGAGGCCCCCGGCGCCGACGAGATCGACGCGCTGATGACCGAGCAGCTCGTCGCCCAGGCCGCCCTGGCCGCCGACAACGCGCACAGGTACCGGCAGGAGGCGGCCGCCGCCGACACGCTCCAGCGCAGCATGCTGCCCAACCGGCTGCCGCGCTTCGCCGGGGTCGAGATCACCCACCGCTACCTGCCTGCCAGCGATCACGCCAGGGTCGGCGGCGACTGGTTCGACGCGATCGGGCTGCCCGGCAGCCGGGTCGCGCTCGTCGTCGGCGACGTCATGGGGCACGGGATGCGCTCCGCCGCGATCATGGGCCAGCTCCGCACGTCGGTGCAGACCCTCGCCGCCCTCGACCTGCCGCCCGACCAGGTGCTGCGCCAGCTCGACGGGCTGGCCCAGGGCCTCGGCGAGAACCACCTCGCCACCTGCATGTACGCCGTCTACGACCCGGTGGCCCGGCGCTGCACGTTCGCCAACGCCGGGCACCTGCCGCCGATCCTCGTCCACGCCGACGGCCGCGCCGAACTCCTCGAAGTGCCCGAAGGGGTGCCGATCGGCGTCGGCGGCGTCGCGTTCGAGCCGATGGAGGTGCCCGTCCACGACGGCGACCGGCTCGTCCTGTGCACCGACGGGCTCGTGGAGGTCCGCGGCCAGGACATCACCGAGGGCCTGGAGCAGCTCCGCGCCACGCTCGACTGCCGCCGCCTCACCCTCGACGCCCAATGCGACGACGTCCTGCGCAACCTCCAGATCGACGACCGGAGCGACGACGTGGCGGTCCTCATGGCCGATCTCACCGGCATTCCGGCCGCGAACGTCGCCCGGTGGATGCTGGAGCCGCGCCGGACCACGCCGTCGCGCATCCGGCGGCTCATCCGCGCGACCCTCAAGGCCTGGGACCTCGCCGACCAGATCGAGATCACCGAGCTGCTGGCCACCGAGGTCGTCACCAACGCCGTCCGGTTCGCCACCCGGCCGATCGAGCTGCGGCTCGTGCAGACCGAGCATCTGCTGGTCGAGGTGATGGACGACGAGTACACGCTGCCGGTCCTGCGGGACGCGCACGAGGACGACGAGGGCGGCCGCGGCCTCCAGCTCGTGTCGCGCCTCGCCCGGCGGTGGGGGGCGACCCGCACCGCCTCCGGCAAGATCGTCTGGTTCGAGCTGGGCGTCTAG
- a CDS encoding class I SAM-dependent DNA methyltransferase: MTKWAERERRHAAAFDVIGARYDEAFPHKEGQLAAGSWLLDRLSPGSHVLDLGCGTGLPSAAQIAAGGHRVTGVDLSAEMVRIAGLNVPEGEFRQDDLRDVTGEFDAVVAFFVLLMLPVPGIPRSLELIHRLLKPGGLFCLSMVEADLEEFPIPFLGQELLVSGLLRDELREAVESAGFEIEEENVLSYAPATTQAVPEIQLFYNCRRV; this comes from the coding sequence GTGACCAAGTGGGCTGAACGAGAAAGACGCCACGCCGCGGCCTTCGACGTCATCGGCGCCCGGTACGACGAGGCCTTCCCGCACAAGGAGGGGCAGCTCGCCGCAGGCTCCTGGCTCCTGGACCGCCTCTCCCCCGGCTCGCACGTCCTCGACCTCGGCTGCGGGACGGGCCTGCCGTCCGCCGCGCAGATCGCCGCGGGCGGGCACCGGGTCACCGGCGTCGACCTCAGCGCCGAGATGGTCAGGATCGCCGGACTGAACGTGCCCGAGGGCGAGTTCCGGCAGGACGACCTGCGCGACGTCACCGGCGAGTTCGACGCCGTCGTCGCGTTCTTCGTACTGCTCATGCTGCCGGTGCCCGGCATCCCCCGATCGCTGGAACTGATCCACCGCCTCCTCAAGCCGGGCGGGCTGTTCTGCCTCTCGATGGTCGAGGCCGACCTCGAGGAGTTCCCGATCCCGTTCCTCGGCCAGGAACTGCTCGTCTCCGGGCTGCTGCGCGACGAGCTGCGCGAGGCGGTCGAGTCCGCCGGGTTCGAGATCGAGGAAGAGAACGTGCTCAGCTACGCGCCGGCCACGACCCAGGCCGTCCCGGAGATCCAGCTCTTCTACAACTGCCGCCGGGTGTGA